One window from the genome of Candidatus Chlorohelix allophototropha encodes:
- the rpsA gene encoding 30S ribosomal protein S1 — MEENVERNKIEGSEVGGDAVEQHGMTIVAEQNPENLETEAVTELANGNDTVQEVAEELEVAIESTTNASEDADSEELEAATPVENLTPLSLMEQLLSEPGSALKALHYGEVIEGIVMHRDRDEILVDIGAKSEGIVPNKELQTLTQQELIEIKVGDQILVFVVQPENQEGHAVLSIDKAKMEKSWRKLQKQFEGGEIIEAEVTGYNKGGLLVNLEGVRGFVPASQVTGLATTNEAAKQSEMTRLVNSHLPLKIIEINRHRNRLILSERLAAQEQRDAQKDRLMQELEPGQVREGMVTSICDFGAFVDIGGADGLVHLSELSWSRINHPSEILKVSDRVKVFVLSVDEADKKVALSIKRTQAEPWSTVMENYQPGQLVKGVITQLANFGAFARIADGIEGLIHVSELAEGRVQHPRSVVKEGDEVELRIIRIDPQRKRMGLSLKRAAPDYAGSLTDDEDEGSRPRKSHSSEDGEAELTEE; from the coding sequence ATGGAAGAAAACGTCGAAAGAAACAAAATTGAAGGTAGCGAGGTAGGAGGTGATGCTGTCGAACAGCACGGTATGACTATTGTGGCAGAACAGAATCCTGAAAACCTCGAAACAGAAGCGGTAACCGAGCTTGCCAATGGCAACGATACCGTCCAAGAAGTAGCTGAAGAACTTGAAGTTGCTATCGAGTCAACTACTAACGCATCTGAGGATGCTGACAGTGAAGAACTTGAAGCCGCTACTCCGGTAGAAAACCTTACTCCCCTCTCGTTGATGGAACAACTTTTAAGCGAGCCTGGCAGTGCCCTCAAAGCCTTACATTATGGTGAGGTCATTGAAGGTATCGTCATGCATCGTGACCGTGACGAGATACTGGTTGATATAGGCGCTAAGAGCGAAGGCATCGTTCCCAACAAAGAACTGCAAACTCTTACCCAGCAGGAATTGATCGAAATAAAGGTCGGCGACCAGATTCTGGTTTTCGTGGTACAGCCTGAAAATCAGGAAGGTCACGCCGTTCTTTCCATCGATAAAGCCAAAATGGAAAAAAGCTGGCGAAAACTCCAGAAGCAGTTCGAGGGTGGCGAAATTATCGAAGCAGAAGTCACCGGCTACAACAAAGGCGGTTTGCTGGTTAACCTCGAAGGAGTGCGTGGTTTCGTACCTGCCTCGCAGGTAACCGGCTTAGCAACTACCAATGAAGCTGCCAAACAGAGCGAAATGACCCGATTGGTCAACTCCCACCTACCTCTCAAGATTATCGAAATTAATCGGCACCGCAACCGCCTGATTTTGAGCGAGCGTCTTGCTGCTCAAGAACAGCGCGATGCCCAGAAAGATCGCTTGATGCAGGAGCTTGAACCCGGTCAGGTACGCGAGGGTATGGTTACCAGCATTTGTGACTTTGGAGCCTTTGTGGACATCGGTGGCGCAGATGGTTTGGTTCACTTGAGCGAACTGAGCTGGAGTCGCATCAACCATCCGAGTGAGATTCTCAAGGTCAGCGATAGGGTTAAAGTGTTCGTGCTGAGTGTAGACGAAGCCGATAAGAAAGTCGCGCTCTCGATCAAACGTACTCAGGCTGAGCCTTGGTCTACCGTGATGGAGAATTACCAGCCCGGACAATTGGTTAAAGGCGTAATAACCCAGTTAGCCAACTTTGGAGCTTTTGCCAGAATTGCCGATGGTATCGAAGGCTTGATCCACGTCAGCGAACTGGCGGAAGGTCGTGTTCAGCATCCACGTAGCGTAGTCAAAGAAGGCGATGAAGTTGAGTTGCGGATTATCCGCATTGACCCGCAGCGCAAGCGCATGGGTCTCAGCCTCAAACGTGCCGCTCCTGATTATGCCGGTAGCCTCACCGATGACGAAGACGAGGGCAGCCGCCCACGCAAGTCTCACTCTTCGGAAGATGGGGAAGCTGAGCTAACCGAGGAATAA
- a CDS encoding AAA family ATPase, with protein MDSGNKVSPNTPEKAHDEASTPSKATARGTLYSAGISLIERAQAGELDPLVGRDEEVARIFRLLLRRQDPHVLLVGESGSGKTALVNGVALRLAEDPPHGFEGVDIIQVNHFFLAQSLPGVRWKQDIGNGKTILYVPDGLLNFSLFAALYDLVNRHGVRIISATTPAGMYNIKEQDPGLLRRFQAVAVKAPDEVETMKILRSSHKLYEQHHKVFIDDGALEMAWLLSEKYINDRVQPGAAMDLLDEACAMVALKREPALKKNKKEDVLKEIRESPVTAYEVLEIVADITGKTPEELDKELDESD; from the coding sequence ATGGATAGTGGCAATAAAGTCAGTCCTAATACTCCCGAAAAAGCCCATGATGAAGCATCTACGCCCTCAAAAGCTACCGCGCGCGGTACGTTATATTCTGCCGGAATTAGCCTGATTGAGCGAGCGCAGGCAGGAGAACTCGATCCGTTGGTAGGGCGCGATGAAGAAGTTGCGCGTATTTTTCGGCTTTTATTACGTAGGCAGGACCCTCATGTATTGCTGGTTGGAGAAAGCGGTTCAGGAAAAACTGCGTTGGTAAACGGAGTGGCGTTGCGCCTTGCCGAAGACCCACCGCATGGTTTTGAAGGAGTAGATATAATCCAGGTAAATCACTTCTTCTTGGCACAATCGCTGCCGGGAGTGCGCTGGAAACAGGATATCGGCAACGGAAAAACAATCTTGTATGTACCGGATGGTTTGCTAAACTTCAGCCTATTCGCCGCGCTGTACGATCTGGTGAATCGGCATGGTGTACGTATTATTTCTGCTACAACCCCTGCTGGAATGTACAATATCAAAGAGCAAGACCCCGGATTGTTGCGCCGTTTCCAGGCTGTAGCGGTCAAAGCCCCGGATGAAGTTGAAACCATGAAGATTTTACGTTCCTCGCACAAGCTATATGAACAGCATCATAAGGTATTTATAGACGATGGCGCGTTGGAAATGGCTTGGCTGCTTTCGGAGAAATATATAAACGATCGGGTACAACCGGGCGCGGCAATGGATTTGCTAGACGAAGCTTGCGCAATGGTTGCGCTTAAGCGTGAGCCAGCTTTAAAGAAAAACAAAAAAGAAGATGTGCTAAAGGAAATCCGCGAGAGTCCGGTAACTGCCTATGAGGTGCTGGAAATAGTAGCAGACATAACCGGTAAAACTCCCGAAGAATTGGATAAAGAGCTAGACGAATCTGATTAA
- a CDS encoding ATP-dependent Clp protease ATP-binding subunit, translated as MSDRFEKFTERARKVLTLAQEEAQRFNHNYIGTEHLLLGLVREGDGVAARVLNNLGVELHKVRSAVEFIIGRGDRAPQGEIGLTPRAKKVIELAVDEARRLNHHYIGTEHLLLGLVREGEGIAAGVLESLGVSLEKVRQQVIQVLNQSTYSNQSAKQTSPTPFVDAMGVDLTEQARQDKLDPVIGRKKEIERVVQILSRRTKNNPALIGEPGVGKTAIVEGLAQRIVSGDVPENLLNKRLLALDIGALVAGTKYRGEFEERLKKVVAEVKNTGAILFIDELHTLVGAGAAEGAVDAANILKPALSRGELQTIGATTLDEYRKYIERDAALERRFQPIQVEEPSVEETVLILQGIKSKYEEHHHLTITDNAIKAAAELAARYITDRYLPDKAIDLIDEAASRVRMHRSSSPPTLKEALRGLDSIRKEKDAAIAAQQFELAADLRDREDRLRERITEMENKWENAQENERPYVTEEDIAEIVSMQTGIPLMRIAGEESERLLHMAEELHKRLIGQEEAIQRVSKAVQRSRAGVKDPKRPIGSFMFLGPTGVGKTELAKALAEFMFGDEKALIKIDMSEFMERHNVSRLVGAPPGYIGYEEGGQLTEAVRRKSYSVILLDEIEKAHPEAFNMLLQILDDGYLSDAKGRRVDFRNTIIIMTSNVGAEFINRSMVTLGFRQKGDTDKTAKTDYDEMKSKVMEELKRMFRPEFLNRVDDIIVFHALRQPEIRQIVNLLLRRVQNQLVEQQITLEITEAAMDWIAEKGYDKTYGARPLRRVIQNEIEDKLAEGLLSGSVLPNHRVLVETKDAELVITSVPLTDAVPVLPDGKLAIIDAEIVVEENKES; from the coding sequence ATGTCTGATAGGTTTGAGAAATTCACAGAACGTGCGCGCAAGGTTTTGACGCTGGCGCAGGAGGAAGCGCAGCGTTTTAACCATAATTATATAGGTACTGAGCATCTACTTCTTGGTTTAGTGCGTGAAGGTGATGGAGTTGCTGCCCGCGTTCTCAACAATTTGGGCGTAGAACTCCATAAAGTGCGCAGCGCCGTTGAATTCATTATAGGGCGTGGCGATCGCGCTCCACAGGGTGAAATCGGCTTGACTCCTCGTGCCAAGAAGGTGATTGAACTTGCTGTAGATGAAGCCCGCCGCCTCAACCACCACTATATCGGAACCGAACATCTCTTGCTTGGTCTGGTACGTGAAGGCGAAGGTATTGCTGCGGGTGTGCTGGAAAGCTTAGGCGTAAGTCTTGAGAAAGTGCGCCAGCAGGTTATTCAGGTGCTAAACCAGAGCACCTATAGTAACCAATCGGCTAAGCAGACCAGCCCAACACCTTTTGTTGATGCGATGGGCGTTGATCTGACAGAGCAAGCCCGCCAAGATAAACTTGACCCGGTTATCGGGCGCAAAAAAGAAATTGAGCGCGTCGTCCAGATTTTAAGTCGCCGCACCAAGAACAATCCCGCTTTGATCGGCGAACCCGGCGTTGGTAAAACTGCTATCGTCGAAGGTCTTGCACAGCGCATTGTCAGTGGTGATGTTCCTGAAAACTTGCTCAACAAGCGCTTGTTGGCGCTTGATATCGGCGCATTGGTTGCCGGTACTAAGTATCGCGGTGAGTTCGAAGAGCGCCTCAAAAAGGTAGTAGCTGAGGTCAAAAATACTGGCGCTATCCTCTTCATTGACGAGTTGCATACTCTGGTAGGTGCAGGCGCAGCCGAGGGCGCTGTGGATGCCGCTAACATCCTCAAGCCGGCTCTTAGCCGTGGCGAATTGCAGACTATCGGTGCAACCACTCTTGATGAGTACCGCAAGTATATTGAGCGTGATGCCGCTCTCGAACGCCGCTTCCAGCCCATTCAGGTGGAAGAACCTTCGGTAGAAGAAACCGTTCTCATTCTGCAAGGTATCAAATCCAAGTATGAAGAGCATCACCACCTGACGATTACCGATAATGCCATTAAAGCGGCGGCGGAATTGGCAGCGCGTTATATTACCGACCGCTATTTGCCTGACAAAGCGATTGACCTAATTGACGAGGCTGCCAGCCGTGTGCGTATGCACCGCAGTAGTAGCCCGCCCACTCTGAAAGAGGCGTTGCGTGGTCTTGACAGTATCCGCAAGGAGAAAGATGCTGCTATAGCGGCTCAGCAGTTTGAACTTGCTGCCGACCTACGGGATCGTGAAGATCGTCTGCGCGAACGCATCACCGAGATGGAAAACAAATGGGAGAATGCGCAGGAGAACGAGCGACCTTACGTAACCGAAGAGGATATTGCTGAAATCGTTTCGATGCAAACCGGTATCCCCTTGATGCGTATTGCGGGTGAAGAAAGCGAACGCTTACTTCATATGGCGGAAGAGCTTCACAAACGCCTGATTGGTCAGGAAGAGGCAATTCAGCGCGTCAGTAAAGCGGTACAGCGCAGTCGCGCCGGAGTGAAAGACCCGAAACGCCCGATTGGTTCGTTTATGTTCCTCGGACCTACCGGGGTTGGTAAAACCGAATTGGCAAAAGCCTTAGCCGAATTCATGTTTGGCGATGAGAAAGCGCTCATCAAAATTGATATGAGCGAGTTCATGGAGCGTCATAACGTGAGTCGCTTAGTTGGAGCGCCCCCCGGCTATATCGGCTATGAGGAAGGCGGACAGCTAACCGAAGCGGTTCGGCGTAAAAGCTATTCCGTGATTTTGCTCGATGAAATTGAGAAGGCACACCCTGAAGCCTTCAATATGTTGCTCCAGATTTTGGATGATGGCTATTTGAGTGATGCCAAGGGTCGCCGGGTTGACTTCCGCAATACCATTATCATTATGACCTCCAACGTAGGTGCGGAGTTCATCAATCGCAGCATGGTTACGCTCGGCTTCCGGCAAAAAGGCGACACGGATAAAACCGCCAAGACCGATTACGATGAGATGAAATCGAAGGTGATGGAAGAACTCAAGCGCATGTTCCGCCCTGAGTTCCTGAACCGCGTCGATGACATCATCGTCTTCCACGCGCTACGCCAACCGGAAATTCGCCAGATTGTGAACCTGTTACTCAGGCGGGTACAAAACCAGCTTGTTGAGCAGCAAATTACGCTGGAAATAACCGAGGCAGCAATGGACTGGATTGCCGAGAAGGGCTACGATAAAACCTATGGCGCTCGCCCGCTGCGCCGCGTTATCCAAAACGAGATTGAGGATAAACTGGCAGAGGGTTTGCTTTCCGGTAGTGTTCTGCCCAACCACAGGGTACTCGTTGAAACAAAAGATGCCGAACTGGTTATCACTAGCGTGCCACTGACCGATGCTGTGCCTGTTCTACCTGATGGTAAACTGGCAATAATTGACGCTGAAATAGTGGTCGAAGAAAATAAAGAGAGTTAG
- a CDS encoding serine/threonine protein kinase, with protein sequence MINTLVGEHFLIEQELGRDQFGIVYIGRDTRWRREVKQVAIRILDKRLCMLPGFAERLAEIAPKLASWDQLYINRVIAQGVMRDVQSGANLHYLVNEPPGTETLYAYVQRVRSQLSPDLVAVLIEQIAAALEYANRQNIIHGNLNLWNITMRERNGAASVEVTDFGLVQLLTPFSQKEHEQMIGWKVPAGIPEFIAPERFRGEPPSKSNDVYDFGVILYFILSGRYPFTGTYDQLILAHSYQNPPSLGPLVAHGPEIHTMMIRLLSKAPLDRMSVQDVCIRYRQINNLPRTMLPVFDSHPPLLTPPPGDTGDLKKKGGWFGRS encoded by the coding sequence GTGATTAATACGCTGGTAGGAGAACATTTTCTAATTGAACAAGAGCTAGGGCGAGATCAGTTTGGTATAGTTTATATCGGACGTGATACCCGTTGGCGCAGAGAAGTCAAACAGGTAGCTATTCGCATACTGGATAAAAGACTCTGCATGTTGCCGGGTTTTGCGGAACGATTGGCAGAAATTGCTCCTAAACTGGCAAGTTGGGATCAGCTTTATATAAACCGAGTGATAGCGCAGGGCGTTATGCGAGACGTACAAAGCGGCGCAAACCTTCATTATCTGGTAAATGAGCCGCCCGGCACTGAAACGCTTTATGCTTATGTTCAGAGAGTGCGCTCCCAACTTTCACCTGATCTGGTAGCAGTTTTAATTGAGCAAATTGCCGCCGCGCTCGAATATGCCAACCGCCAAAATATCATTCATGGTAATCTGAATTTGTGGAATATTACCATGCGCGAAAGAAATGGCGCTGCCAGCGTGGAGGTGACTGACTTCGGGTTGGTGCAGTTGCTTACGCCTTTCTCCCAAAAAGAGCATGAGCAAATGATCGGCTGGAAAGTACCGGCTGGCATTCCTGAATTTATCGCACCGGAAAGGTTCAGGGGTGAACCACCCTCCAAATCCAACGATGTGTACGATTTTGGAGTGATTCTTTACTTTATCCTGAGCGGGCGTTATCCTTTCACCGGCACTTACGATCAATTGATTCTGGCGCACAGTTACCAGAATCCGCCTTCATTGGGTCCGCTAGTGGCGCATGGGCCTGAAATCCACACTATGATGATCCGATTGCTCTCCAAAGCCCCCCTTGACCGTATGAGCGTACAGGACGTGTGTATCCGTTATCGCCAGATAAACAATCTGCCGCGAACAATGCTGCCCGTATTCGACTCTCATCCCCCTCTATTGACTCCACCTCCCGGCGATACCGGCGACCTTAAGAAAAAGGGCGGTTGGTTCGGTCGGTCATAG
- a CDS encoding PspA/IM30 family protein produces the protein MGILDRISTILRSNINSALDKAENPEKMLDQIIRDMSSAIEEAKGQVAGVIAQEKQTEAEMNSNLRQSQEWSDRAEKAVKAGRDDLAREALRRKKDLEGIATTYKQQFDTQHQMSQQLRTQLDALIRKYEDSVRNRDVMLARYRTAQAQQQINKQMSAMSGLDHSSEIGRMDRRIREMEARSAAEAELNKGSSTLEDQFAQLDATDDMDDDLKALKSKMGMGGNA, from the coding sequence ATGGGCATTCTCGACCGAATTTCTACTATTCTCCGCTCGAACATCAATTCGGCGCTTGATAAAGCCGAAAACCCGGAAAAGATGCTTGATCAGATCATCCGGGACATGTCGAGCGCAATTGAGGAAGCAAAGGGACAGGTTGCAGGAGTTATAGCGCAGGAAAAACAGACCGAAGCCGAAATGAACAGCAATTTGCGCCAGTCGCAAGAATGGTCGGATCGGGCGGAAAAAGCGGTTAAAGCCGGACGGGATGACCTTGCGCGCGAAGCATTGCGCCGCAAAAAAGACCTTGAAGGAATAGCTACTACTTACAAACAGCAATTTGATACGCAACACCAGATGAGCCAACAGTTGCGAACCCAACTTGACGCGCTTATTCGTAAATATGAAGATTCGGTGCGCAACCGCGATGTAATGTTGGCGCGTTATCGCACTGCTCAAGCCCAACAGCAAATCAACAAGCAAATGTCAGCGATGAGTGGTCTGGATCACAGCAGCGAAATTGGGCGCATGGATCGCCGCATTCGCGAGATGGAAGCCCGCTCTGCTGCCGAAGCCGAACTCAACAAGGGCAGTAGCACGCTGGAAGACCAGTTCGCGCAGCTTGATGCTACCGATGACATGGACGATGATTTGAAAGCCCTCAAATCCAAGATGGGCATGGGTGGTAACGCCTAG
- a CDS encoding flavodoxin family protein, producing the protein MKALVIYDSKYGNTKQIAESVAKVIDGESVNVTDFNPEMLVGIDVVVVGSPINGWGPSPLTQALLTKLEAIKLKDKCVAAFDTGYRSKFSGNAAAKIMKRLISAGGKQLIPTRKFVVEHSEGPLGSDEIANANLWAIELKTQYERLVATA; encoded by the coding sequence ATGAAAGCGCTGGTTATTTATGATTCCAAATATGGAAATACCAAGCAAATCGCTGAAAGTGTCGCTAAAGTTATTGACGGGGAATCGGTGAATGTCACCGATTTTAACCCAGAGATGCTGGTAGGGATAGATGTAGTAGTGGTGGGCAGCCCTATCAATGGGTGGGGACCATCTCCTTTGACTCAAGCATTACTGACTAAACTTGAAGCCATTAAATTAAAAGATAAATGCGTAGCAGCATTCGATACAGGTTATCGCTCCAAGTTTTCCGGGAACGCGGCTGCCAAGATAATGAAAAGGCTGATTTCAGCCGGTGGAAAACAGCTTATACCAACCCGCAAATTCGTCGTAGAACATTCGGAAGGCCCATTGGGATCGGATGAAATAGCGAATGCAAACCTGTGGGCGATCGAGCTAAAAACACAATATGAACGACTTGTTGCTACAGCCTGA
- a CDS encoding glycosyltransferase family 9 protein has translation MGKSKTIKKILAIKLADLGDTLAITPALRALREAYPDATIEVLTTNGGAVLEDLPYLNRVIYFNKYLFDEPRQALKPNNLWVAFRFLLSLTLARYDTVILFHHLTLRFGALKYAALLLSSLAKRRVGLDNGRGWFLNLKIADRGFDAATERAYWLEVVGALEAKSDNTRPEIPLNEKHYRVAAELRDSIIGQEKTLLVAIHPGSGGYSLARRWQPSGFAGVADALVERYGAKIALVGGAEEHELCAQVIKQMRFSDKVVNLAGKTGVREVTAFLGMCDLFIGNDAGLMHLAATAGAPVVGIFGPTNPQAWQPYGTQGLELKSETKAGRSGSIIVRAELELPCRPCLYRGMELGSRTGCAPRPCLSEIKVEQVVTAAQTLLEKRHIHCLILGDMTEKA, from the coding sequence GTGGGTAAAAGCAAAACGATTAAAAAAATTCTAGCGATAAAGCTGGCGGATTTAGGCGATACGCTGGCAATTACCCCTGCCCTGCGTGCCTTGCGTGAGGCTTACCCCGATGCCACCATCGAAGTGCTAACCACCAATGGCGGTGCGGTGCTGGAAGATTTGCCCTATCTCAATCGAGTAATCTATTTCAACAAGTACCTCTTTGACGAACCACGCCAAGCCTTAAAACCCAACAATCTATGGGTGGCTTTTCGCTTTTTGCTAAGCCTAACTTTGGCACGCTACGATACGGTTATCCTGTTCCACCATCTCACTCTGCGTTTTGGCGCGTTAAAATATGCCGCGCTGCTACTTTCCAGCCTTGCCAAACGCCGGGTTGGGCTGGATAATGGGCGCGGTTGGTTTCTGAACCTGAAAATTGCCGATAGGGGTTTCGATGCTGCTACTGAGCGGGCGTACTGGCTGGAAGTGGTTGGCGCATTAGAAGCTAAAAGCGATAACACGCGCCCGGAAATCCCTTTGAATGAAAAGCATTACCGGGTAGCCGCCGAGTTGCGCGACTCGATTATAGGTCAAGAGAAAACCCTACTGGTGGCAATTCACCCCGGCAGCGGGGGCTACAGTCTGGCGCGACGCTGGCAACCGTCTGGATTTGCGGGGGTGGCAGATGCGCTAGTAGAACGATACGGCGCAAAAATTGCGCTGGTGGGCGGTGCAGAAGAACACGAACTTTGCGCCCAAGTAATAAAGCAAATGCGCTTTTCAGATAAGGTGGTAAATCTGGCGGGTAAAACGGGGGTACGTGAAGTTACCGCTTTTCTCGGAATGTGCGACCTTTTTATCGGCAACGATGCCGGGCTAATGCATCTGGCGGCAACCGCAGGTGCGCCGGTAGTCGGGATATTTGGACCAACTAATCCGCAAGCATGGCAACCATACGGTACACAGGGGCTTGAACTAAAAAGCGAAACAAAAGCAGGGCGCAGCGGGTCTATCATTGTGAGAGCAGAGCTTGAGCTACCTTGCCGTCCCTGCCTATATCGAGGCATGGAACTGGGTAGTCGCACCGGATGCGCCCCGCGCCCTTGCCTAAGCGAAATCAAAGTGGAACAGGTAGTAACAGCGGCGCAAACTTTGCTTGAAAAACGTCATATACATTGTCTAATATTAGGGGATATGACCGAAAAGGCATAA
- a CDS encoding glycosyltransferase family 2 protein produces MSFTYSIIIPNYNGAKLLGACLESISAQTLQPLETIVVDDASNDNSIDYLSENYSWVRLIKRERNGGFTAACNSGFDKAKGDVMILFNNDAEAAPGWLEAIDHALQQRPEIDIVACKIMLRDRPNVFHAAGDFYRRNGVPGNRGVWEEDKGQFDKAEEIFGPCGAAAAYKREALDEVRRDNEDGKVLDESLYMYLEDVDLNLRMHLRGKRCLYVPDALVYHQLSATGGGKRAAYQCGRNFLLVAVKDLPSGVLQQCLPGIIKAQLGYALTSLRLIKLDTERARLKGQWHSLKALPRTLRQRKRVQASCRVSRNYFEKLLQD; encoded by the coding sequence GTGAGTTTTACCTATTCTATTATCATACCTAATTACAACGGGGCAAAGTTGTTGGGTGCATGTCTTGAATCCATCTCCGCACAAACGCTTCAGCCCCTCGAAACGATTGTAGTGGATGATGCCAGCAACGATAATTCCATAGATTATCTTTCCGAGAATTATTCATGGGTGCGTCTGATAAAACGCGAACGCAACGGTGGCTTTACTGCCGCCTGCAATAGCGGGTTCGACAAGGCGAAGGGTGACGTTATGATACTCTTCAACAACGACGCAGAAGCCGCACCCGGCTGGTTAGAGGCGATCGACCACGCCTTGCAGCAACGCCCTGAAATCGACATAGTGGCATGCAAGATAATGCTGCGTGATCGCCCTAATGTTTTCCACGCGGCAGGCGATTTTTATCGCCGCAACGGCGTACCCGGTAACCGGGGGGTGTGGGAAGAGGACAAGGGGCAATTCGATAAGGCAGAAGAGATTTTCGGACCATGTGGCGCGGCTGCTGCCTACAAACGCGAGGCATTGGACGAGGTGCGTCGCGATAATGAGGACGGCAAAGTGCTAGACGAAAGCCTGTATATGTATCTCGAAGATGTTGATTTGAACTTGCGCATGCACTTGCGCGGCAAACGCTGCCTGTATGTTCCAGATGCGCTGGTATATCACCAATTGAGCGCGACAGGTGGTGGCAAACGCGCCGCTTATCAGTGTGGGCGTAACTTTCTGTTGGTAGCAGTAAAAGACCTACCCAGCGGGGTTTTGCAACAATGCTTGCCCGGTATAATCAAAGCGCAGTTAGGCTACGCCCTTACATCACTCAGGTTAATTAAGCTGGATACCGAACGGGCGCGCCTGAAAGGGCAATGGCACTCCCTGAAAGCATTGCCGCGCACTTTGCGACAACGCAAACGGGTGCAAGCCTCTTGCCGGGTTAGCCGAAATTATTTTGAAAAGCTGTTGCAGGATTAG